The following are encoded together in the Bacteroidales bacterium genome:
- the nusA gene encoding transcription termination factor NusA: protein MENLNLVESFAEFKDIKNIDRVTMMRILEDTLKNMIQKKYGSTDNFDIVVNIDKGDLEVWHSRTIVEDSALQDPNTEIAYSDAIKIEPDFEIGEEVSEIIDMNQFGRRAILSLRQHLASRVLELEKDSIYKKYKDRVGEIITGEVYQVWKKEIMIIDDEGNELILPKSEQIPTDFYRKGDTIRAVVLKVDMKNNNPQIILSRTSSAFLERLFESEVPEVFDGLITIKKIVRVPGERAKVAVESYDDRIDPVGACVGMKGSRIHGIVRELRNENIDVINYTNNLTLFITRALSPAKIISVKIDEENKKAEVFLKPDQVSLAIGKGGFNIKLAGKLTGYEIDVYRDSEPDVEDVDLNEFSDEIDEWIIDELKAIGCDTAKSVLEMSVDDLVKRTDLEEGTIKEVVKILKEEFE, encoded by the coding sequence ATGGAAAATCTGAATTTAGTTGAATCATTTGCAGAATTTAAAGATATAAAAAACATCGACCGTGTTACAATGATGCGTATTCTTGAAGATACTCTGAAAAACATGATTCAAAAGAAATACGGTTCAACCGACAATTTCGATATTGTTGTGAATATAGATAAAGGCGACCTTGAAGTATGGCATTCAAGAACAATTGTTGAAGACAGTGCTTTACAAGACCCTAATACAGAAATTGCTTATTCCGATGCAATAAAAATCGAACCCGATTTTGAAATCGGTGAAGAAGTTTCCGAAATAATTGACATGAATCAGTTCGGAAGAAGAGCTATTCTTTCATTACGTCAGCACCTTGCTTCGAGAGTTCTGGAACTCGAAAAAGATTCCATTTATAAAAAATATAAAGACAGAGTCGGAGAAATTATCACCGGCGAAGTATATCAGGTATGGAAAAAAGAAATTATGATTATTGACGATGAAGGAAATGAACTTATACTTCCCAAATCGGAACAAATACCAACTGATTTTTACCGAAAAGGAGATACAATAAGAGCGGTTGTTTTAAAAGTGGATATGAAAAACAATAATCCCCAAATCATTCTTTCTCGCACATCTTCTGCTTTTCTTGAGAGATTGTTTGAATCGGAAGTTCCCGAAGTGTTTGATGGTTTAATAACAATCAAAAAAATAGTACGGGTGCCGGGCGAAAGAGCAAAAGTAGCAGTAGAATCTTATGACGACAGAATTGACCCTGTAGGTGCATGTGTTGGAATGAAAGGTTCAAGAATTCACGGAATTGTACGTGAATTGCGTAATGAAAATATTGACGTAATTAATTACACAAACAATTTAACATTGTTTATTACAAGAGCATTGAGTCCTGCGAAAATCATATCGGTAAAAATTGATGAAGAAAATAAAAAAGCTGAAGTTTTCTTAAAACCCGATCAGGTTTCACTCGCCATTGGCAAAGGAGGGTTTAATATAAAGTTAGCAGGAAAACTTACAGGATACGAAATTGATGTTTACAGAGATTCTGAACCCGATGTTGAAGATGTTGACCTTAATGAATTCAGTGACGAAATTGACGAATGGATAATTGACGAATTGAAAGCCATTGGTTGCGACACTGCAAAAAGTGTTTTGGAAATGAGCGTGGATGACCTTGTAAAACGCACCGACCTTGAAGAAGGAACTATCAAGGAAGTTGTTAAAATTTTAAAAGAAGAATTCGAATAG
- the rimP gene encoding ribosome assembly cofactor RimP, producing the protein MLSIENVKNIIEEKIKESDKFIVDVKISSNNKILISLDSVQNITIGECAEISRFIETKLNRDNEDFELEVSSPGLNQPFKVFRQYLKNINKDVSVVGYDGIKRTGKLLKADENGIEIQVMKKQAKNKFSTETQNIPYKLIKETKSFIKF; encoded by the coding sequence ATGCTCAGCATCGAAAATGTTAAAAATATTATTGAAGAAAAAATAAAAGAAAGTGATAAATTCATTGTGGATGTTAAGATTTCATCAAACAATAAAATTTTAATTTCACTCGACAGTGTTCAAAATATAACCATTGGCGAATGTGCTGAAATAAGCAGATTTATTGAAACAAAACTTAACAGAGATAATGAAGATTTTGAACTTGAAGTTTCATCACCGGGTTTGAACCAGCCGTTTAAAGTTTTCAGGCAGTATTTGAAAAATATTAATAAAGATGTCAGTGTTGTTGGTTATGATGGAATTAAACGAACAGGAAAATTATTAAAAGCCGATGAAAACGGCATTGAAATTCAGGTTATGAAAAAGCAAGCCAAAAATAAATTTAGTACCGAAACTCAAAATATACCATATAAACTCATTAAAGAAACCAAATCATTTATAAAATTTTAA
- a CDS encoding gamma carbonic anhydrase family protein: MALIKSIKGNTPKIGNNCFLADNATLIGEVEIGDNCSVWFNTVVRGDVHSIKIGNNVNVQDGAVIHCTYKKASVNIGNNVTIAHNAIIHGCTIKDNVLIGMGAIIMDGAVVESNCVVAAGSVVLENTTIESGSVYAGVPAKKIKSISKDLMEGQIERIAKSYAMYASWYDK, encoded by the coding sequence ATGGCTTTAATAAAATCAATAAAAGGGAATACGCCTAAAATAGGAAACAACTGTTTTCTTGCCGATAATGCAACTTTAATCGGAGAAGTTGAAATAGGTGATAATTGCAGTGTTTGGTTTAATACGGTTGTGAGAGGCGATGTGCATTCCATAAAAATAGGAAACAATGTGAATGTTCAGGATGGCGCTGTAATTCACTGCACATATAAAAAGGCATCTGTGAATATCGGTAATAATGTTACAATTGCACATAATGCAATAATTCACGGCTGTACTATTAAGGATAACGTTCTCATAGGTATGGGCGCCATAATAATGGATGGAGCGGTTGTGGAAAGTAATTGCGTTGTTGCTGCCGGTTCGGTTGTTCTAGAAAATACAACTATTGAATCGGGAAGCGTTTATGCCGGTGTTCCTGCAAAAAAAATAAAATCAATAAGTAAAGATTTAATGGAAGGGCAAATAGAACGCATTGCAAAAAGTTATGCAATGTATGCAAGCTGGTATGATAAATGA
- a CDS encoding OmpH family outer membrane protein has product MRKLIAAGILILLFSAANISAQTKQKIGHINSEELLQAMPQRDSIKTKIETLAKTLDTQLKAMEAELQTKYTEYMSKEKEYTDLIKQTKQKELSELQSRIQEFQQNSQEELQKKQNEYLSPIIDKAKKAIEDVAKENGYTYVFDASQSVGAVLYSDKSDDITTLVKKKLGLIK; this is encoded by the coding sequence ATGAGAAAATTAATTGCAGCCGGTATTTTGATTTTATTATTTTCTGCTGCTAACATATCGGCACAAACAAAGCAAAAAATAGGTCATATCAATTCAGAAGAATTGTTACAAGCAATGCCACAAAGAGATTCGATTAAAACAAAAATTGAAACTCTTGCTAAAACCCTTGACACACAGTTAAAAGCCATGGAAGCCGAATTGCAGACAAAATATACCGAATACATGAGCAAAGAAAAAGAATATACTGATTTGATTAAACAAACTAAACAAAAAGAATTAAGCGAACTTCAATCGCGAATTCAGGAATTCCAGCAAAATTCACAGGAAGAGCTTCAGAAAAAGCAAAATGAATATTTATCTCCTATTATTGATAAAGCAAAAAAAGCAATCGAAGATGTTGCTAAAGAAAACGGATACACTTATGTTTTTGATGCAAGTCAATCGGTAGGCGCAGTATTATATAGCGACAAAAGCGATGATATTACAACTCTGGTGAAGAAAAAATTAGGACTTATAAAATAA
- a CDS encoding OmpH family outer membrane protein produces MKKILLILALVVFSTMSTFSQKFAYVDTKYILENMPEYNAAQAQLDQISIDWQKEIEAKFAEIDKLYKAFQAEQILLPEEIKKSRQEEIIKKEKEAKDLQKQRFGNNGDLFKKRQELIKPIQDKVYNAINEIATTGNYMVIFDKSGDLIMLYSNPRLDLSDQVLEKFGYKPGTFNTNKEGNKQKNNY; encoded by the coding sequence ATGAAAAAAATACTTTTAATATTAGCATTAGTGGTTTTTTCAACCATGTCAACTTTCAGCCAGAAGTTTGCTTATGTTGATACAAAGTACATTCTGGAAAATATGCCTGAATACAATGCAGCGCAAGCCCAATTGGATCAAATATCCATTGATTGGCAAAAAGAAATTGAAGCTAAATTTGCCGAAATAGATAAACTTTATAAAGCTTTTCAAGCCGAACAGATTTTGTTACCGGAAGAAATAAAAAAATCACGTCAGGAAGAAATTATCAAAAAAGAAAAAGAAGCTAAAGACCTCCAAAAACAAAGATTCGGAAATAACGGTGATTTGTTTAAAAAACGACAGGAACTTATTAAACCCATACAGGATAAAGTTTACAATGCAATAAATGAAATAGCAACGACCGGAAACTATATGGTTATTTTTGATAAATCAGGTGATTTAATAATGTTATATTCAAATCCCCGACTCGATTTAAGCGACCAGGTTTTGGAAAAATTTGGATACAAACCCGGAACATTCAATACTAATAAAGAAGGAAATAAACAAAAAAATAATTATTAA